A single region of the Geobacillus subterraneus genome encodes:
- a CDS encoding PIN domain-containing protein — translation MARKLWIDTNVVIRIMTGHPQELAEEVGDMLQKVEAGELILRLNPLVVAECCWVLASVYQASPSDISAALLKFTNGIGIETEEKDVVQQALRDYGEKKVDFIDAYIAAHAKANPPEDVVTWDKHFKRLHIRHGRPKDW, via the coding sequence GTGGCTCGCAAGCTGTGGATTGACACAAATGTCGTGATTCGAATCATGACCGGCCATCCCCAAGAGCTTGCGGAAGAAGTTGGGGACATGTTGCAGAAAGTAGAAGCAGGGGAATTGATTTTGCGCCTGAATCCACTCGTCGTCGCAGAATGTTGCTGGGTGCTGGCCTCCGTCTATCAAGCATCGCCGTCCGACATTTCCGCCGCCTTATTAAAGTTTACCAACGGGATCGGGATCGAAACAGAGGAAAAAGATGTTGTGCAACAGGCGCTTCGAGATTATGGCGAGAAAAAGGTAGATTTCATTGACGCGTATATCGCCGCTCATGCAAAAGCGAATCCCCCAGAAGATGTTGTGACTTGGGACAAACATTTTAAACGGTTGCACATTCGCCACGGCCGCCCTAAAGACTGGTAA
- a CDS encoding AbrB/MazE/SpoVT family DNA-binding domain-containing protein — protein sequence MEKMNVSDQPSPVVMKATSKLSSRGQVVIPAEIRKTLGLTEGDDLTFIVNQDGEIKVEVTKKYRLSQLIGILKTNQPFRPVEEIRNEVYRTMGAKELKDGEEN from the coding sequence ATGGAGAAAATGAATGTTTCGGATCAACCATCGCCGGTCGTCATGAAAGCGACAAGCAAGCTGTCCAGCCGAGGGCAAGTGGTCATTCCTGCTGAAATCCGGAAAACATTGGGCCTCACCGAAGGCGATGATCTGACGTTTATTGTCAACCAAGATGGAGAAATAAAAGTGGAAGTCACGAAGAAATATCGCTTGTCACAATTAATCGGCATTCTCAAAACCAATCAGCCGTTCCGCCCCGTTGAGGAAATCCGAAATGAAGTATATCGTACGATGGGAGCAAAAGAATTGAAAGACGGGGAGGAAAACTAA